Sequence from the Chanodichthys erythropterus isolate Z2021 chromosome 12, ASM2448905v1, whole genome shotgun sequence genome:
TGGCTGTTTTGTGTGTGGTCATGGAGgctgtcccagagcagcctGTTCTCTCAGATGCAGCCATGGAGGCCATCCCAGCGTTGCCTGTCTATTCTGACGCAATCATGGATGTCGTCCTTGAACTGGTTGCCTGCCCTGACTTGACCACAGAGGTCGCCCCTGAACTTCCTGCCAGctgtggtggtcttctgctcTGCCATGGAGATCTTTGTGGGGTTCCATGGGGTTCTTCAGTCCCATTTTCCCTACTGTGGTGGTCATCTGCTCTGCTGTGGTGGACTTCAGCATCTCAGCCCTGGCCACCTGCGCTGGCGAAATGGGAAACATTAAGGATCCTTTaggtttgtttatttatttgtattttactttatttcagatcatgtttattttatttcaacaaaggaATGTAATAAAAACTCGATCCCCTCCCCACACTTTCCAGTATCTCTAACGATCAGTTTAAGGTGTTTCCAAGAGGTTCATCTTTTCATTTCTGCCTGCTGCTGCAATGTCTCTTCCTCTGAtcataaaacattcacagaATGCCACAGTTTGCCATCTGCCCTgtccattatatatatatatatatatatatatatatatatatattattatccTCACACAGCACCTGACAGATGTTTTCCCACACGGTCTCCTGTGTATTGTATATGATGACATTGTATGTTTATCATGGTGGCACTCTCAAATCCCTTAGTGAGTTGCTAGAGGTACACATCCAGACTGAAAGTGCATTGGCTGAAAtgtctgtatgtattttaattattttatttgcttttttcttactgttgtttgtttgttttgtttgtttttatctgTCCTGTCTTGTGTGGCTTTTGGACATGAGTCTggcaaaataaaattgaattgaattataCTGTGATGTCGCTGGCTGttcattgttgttgttgttaggcAACTTCCCTTCAGGGATCAATAAAGGAGGCCCTAcatctaactatctatctatgtatctaatTAATAGCACTGTATAATGTTTAGCTGACTATTTTATCCAAAGACAATTATATAGTGATAACCCCATGGAGCAGCCAGGGTTATCACTATATAATTAGTGTCTTGGTGGTTAATTGAGTTAACTTTCTTATCATCTTTAACTTAAATAACCTAAAATGTATCTCATATGGtgttatttaatacattttattttattgtagaGCCCTATGCCCCATCATACTCTTACTGTGGATACtgttcatttgttcatgtgGTGCGTTTtttacgcaaaaaaaaaaaaaaaaatcacaaatagCATCTGAATATGAAAGCAAAATAGGCCTAAGACATGCAAGTTTGTTCGTTTGCCTTCAATCTGTTGAGATCTCGAAGCAGCCAACAGATGGCAGCAGAGTATAGGCCTAACTGCTATGAGGTGGCTTTGTAGCCCTAGCTTACGCTTACAGTCGTGTCGAGTTTAACATATTATTATGGCTGTATTACATTCACAAACTATAGACAGGTTAAATCTGTGACAGGCTATCCGTGATTTATTGGAGGAACTAGGTTCCTCACATAGCCTATCAACCAATAAATCACAGTCACATGTGTAGAAGATAGAAGTTCCTGttgcattaatatttttataaattaattgaatttttttaacataattgcactgtacaaatgttaataattttgttaaattaatttaaaaataaaaattccacagtaaaaaataaataaataaaaaataggctACAATATTAGCTAAGCTTACCTACAAATTTATAGAGAAAGATCAATGGCCATtcaaaaataatggttttcataggaaataaaacattgttttatacTTCAACTATATAGGCTAGAGATGGGATTCGCAGAAGTCTCTGGACTAACCATGGCAGTAGGATAGGAGAAGTTGAACTCAATGAACTCGTCATCATTAGACGTATTTGAGCTTCCATACAAACAGATTTTACATACAGTTCTTAACAGCTGTTcgtaattttttttctattttttttttacttgataaataataataataataataataaagttagtGCTCTGATTTACCACAATGATGTGACATATGGTGTGTGTTCTTGACATGTGTCTTATTTTTAGAGATGGGGTGGCAGTATGTATTTTTCACAGATGTGTCGTGATGGTGTGTGAGTAAATAAACGATCAAATGTTTTGCTGACATCAGCACTGCGCCAAAACGGACAGTTCCATCCGCTCGCTGCTGCCGAACTGAGTTTCAGTGAAGGACTGAGCGGAACACGGGGGGAAAAAAGCACTCTTTGCACCTTTAAAAGTCAAAAATAACGTATAAATCAGCTAATTTGTCGTATTTCTTCGGGGTGTGTCCATCAGAAACATCTGCAGTGAGGAAGGTTGAATGCAAAGAGCAGCACGGGTAAATTATTGATTGGGACGGTCCTGCTATAAAAGGAGACGCCGCCTGGGTTCTGCTCTTGTCTTCAAACGCCAAGATGAGCTACGGATCCGACATCTACTCTGCTTCTTCCTACCGGAAGATCTTCGGGGACTCCACCCGCTTCTCAGCCTCTCCATCCCGGCTGGGCAGCTCCCGGAGCGGTTTTAAATCCCAGTCCGTGACCCGCACCAACATCCCAAGCTCCTACAAGCGCTCCACCCGATCTGCCTTTCCATCTTTGTCTCTGGAAAGCTTCGACTTCACCCAGAGCACAGCAGTTAATAATGAGTTCAAAATCATCCGTACCAACGAGAAGGAGCAGATGCAAGGGCTCAATGACCGTTTCGCGATGTTCATTGAGAAAGTTCGCAATTTGGAGCAGCACAACAAAGTGTTGGAAGCCGAACTCGTGACCCTGCGCCAGCGCCAGACAGAACCGTCCCGTTTGGCTGAACTCTACCAGCAGGAGATCCGGGAACTGCGCTCCCAACTCGAGGAACTCAACGCGGAGAAGAATCAGATAATGTTCGAGCGCGACAACATTGAGGATGAGTTTCAGAAACTCCAGGAGAAGTTCGAGGAGGAGATGAGAATGCGCGAGGAAGCTGAGCAAACGCTAAGAGCTTTCAAGAAGGACGTGGACAACGCCACCATGGTGCGCCTAGACCTGGAGAAAAAGGTCGAATCCCTTCTGGATGAGATCAACTTCACGAGAAAGTTGCACGAGGAGGAGGTGGCTGAACTCATGAGCATGATCCAGGCTGCCCAGGTGTCCGTTGAGATGGAAGTGGCTAAACCCGACCTTACCTCAGCTCTCAAGGAGATTCGCGGTCAGTACGAGGTGATTGCGAGTAAGAACTTGCAGTCCGCTGAAGAGTGGTACAAGTCCAAGTTCGCCGATCTCAGCGATCAGGCCAACAAGAGCCAGGAGGTCATTCGCGCCAGTAGGGAAGAGCTCAACGAGTTCAGGAGGCAGCTGCAGTCCAAGACCATTGAAATCGAGAGTTTAAAGGGAACCAACGAATCCTTGGAAAGGCAGCTTCATGAGATGGAGGAAAGGAACAACGCTGAGATCATGGGTTACCAGGTTGGTTTCCTCAGTTTTGATTAGACGGTAAagagttttactttttttttttaataattaaaatagtaCCGAGGATATTGGCGTTttcttaaaacaacaaaaacaaataaccacacaaatatttttgttaaaattaaaatattagcATTTGAAACGTGTGCTTCTGTTAACCAAACAGCAGACAAAAGATCCTTGTGAAATGGGCGTGACCAGCAACTGACTGTTAATGTTACTGCTCTGTCCATGGTGCTAAAATAACTTCAGTTACTTACCAGACAAAGCTAAATAAACAGTctgcattaaatatttatttataaggtTCTCCAAACCTTTTAATATAACAGTTATCATAAAATAATGATAACAAAGTGCCATTAAATAATGAATGTAAGTGCTTAAGAACatgacaaaatataaaaacttttCCACAAGCATCAAATCTGCATGTAGGTAAAAGTAGCCTGTaaaatctttctttctttctttctttctttctttctttctttctttctttctttctttctttctttctttctttctttctttctttctttctttctttctttctttcaaattGAAGGTTCCGCAAAGATCCTTTGAAATTcatggaaactttccattgcacaaaacaTTCAAAAGGACAAAGgattctttagattattaaaatactcttcacatttttttttctttttttttttaagttttttttttttcaagagatgttcactgaaaggttctttgaggaACTCAAAATTTGTTCTTCAATGGAATCACTGCGAAACCTCTTTTTTAATGTGTAAATAtcatcaaatcaaaatcaaatgaagTTTAAgtgcagaatttttttgtaacattatcatGTAACATCACCTAGGATACAATTGGGCAGCTGGAGAATGAGCTGAGGACCACTAAGAACGAGATGGCCCGTCACCTTAGGGAGTATCAAGACTTGCTGAATGTCAAGATGGCGCTTGACATAGAAATTGCTGCTTACAGGTAAAAACAACGTTTGCTATTGACATGTGTAATGCTAGTCAAATGTCCATTCAACATTCCTAAAATGTGAGAATTACCCTTATGCAATCTGTGATGTGATTTTCATACAGAAATGTATTGCACTGTCTGTCATCCCACCTTTTCCACCACACCCTGCCTCACCACCTTCTCTTTGTTCACCTTCTCCTTTATTGTCCATCTCAGGAAATTGTTGGAAGGGGAGGAGACACGTATTAGCACTGGGATCAACTACCCCACCCCTAGCTCGATGTCCAGCTACAGCTACCAGTCCCGTATGTACAGCAGCTCTAGCGTgagtggaaagaaagaaagcaaggATGATGATGACAAACATCAGCAGAGCAGCAAATCCGTCAAAGGCTCCTCCCAGTCTGACGACTCCAAGAAGGGTGACAAGATCGACTCTGGAGACGTGAATCCCACCAACCAGAAAAACTAAATGTCTCAGCCCTCTTACTTTCACCCTCTCCTCCCTCTGCCTTCTCCATTACTCTCTTTCCTTTTCCCAATTAAATTCCCTTCCACAAAGGGGGTCTCAGAGAGgaatttaatgtatttcaaCTTATTCTCCACTAATTAACCTCCCACTCAGTCACAGGGCAGCAGTCCTTCTGTAGCAAACCACTTACTACTCAAGACACCCGAGGTGTCACATTGATCGATGCATATATTTCCAGAGTCATGTCGCCCGTTAACTGCACTATAATAAGCTTCTCTTGGCACATTCGTTAAGGTAATGTTTAAGTGTTTAGCTTTGGTGAAGGTAGTTTTTCCAAAAGCCAGCACAAAACTTGACTTGCAATAATGTTTCCTGTCTTATAAAGTAAGCTGAATGCAATGACAAAGCAATTATTGTTGCCAGCCTTTGTAACGTCTGCATCTGTTTCTTGACTCCAGTTAACCTTTATGGCATGCTCATACATTCCTGAAAAAAACAACTCAGAACTAGATATACATAGCTTCAAAAAACTCAACTCAGCCAAATTCCTCTCCAAGACTGCTCTTTAAGCATCTTCTTCCAATACCCACCCACCcaccacccacccacccacccaggATTTGAGCCTAATAGCAAGTCCTCACTGCATGAGGTGTGTGTGCAGTTTGCATGGTGACTGTATGTAGGTCCAATACTTTCATAGCAGCGTGCCTGCCATCCCTCTCAGTACTTAAAGGCTGCATTAATTCACCAGCCAATTGCAAGCCTGGGAATGAGAATGTTACACAATACTGCTGAAGCCTTTCACATGCTGCTAAATGCCTGTGATCAATACAAATTTTGACAAATACTGTATCAAGCCAGGGCACTTAAATGTATGTAAACAGCATTTCATCCATATCAACTGTCAGAACATAAGGGAAAGGTTAGAATGATTGGGGAAATAGGGAGatgtgtattttaaaaataaagtgtgaGTTTGAACGAGAAACAAGAAATGGAGTTTTTGAGACAGTTTTAAGTTCAGTGTACCCTGCCGCTTCTGAGTTTGTCTAGAATTGGCTGTGTTTGGGCGGATAAAACACGTGTTTTGAAACTGTTAAGAAAACTAGAAGTTCGAATATACATAAACATCTCAACATTCTCCTTGTATACTTATGGATGCCTGAAGCACATTGACAGTGTGGAAACGCAGTCACTAACACAACTTATCACAATGTGTCTCAAACACCTAAACTTCATACTTGAATCCAGTTGTATACACTCAGTGTACTCTCATGCAAAGAAGCCACTGTCATAGTGAACCTCTATAAACCATGGGTCAGCAATGAATCCCTTTGGTAAACATAAATTAGATGTAAATGCTAGTGAAATATCCTCATAAAACGTCTGCTACACTGCCAGGTTTTGATACCACTTGCCTCTTGCCTCTATGTCATGGCTTTATGAAGCCTGACTTGCTGCACTCTTTCAAAGTTTAGTTTGAACGGATTGATATAGTTGGACTTAACTTACTTTAAGAACTGTATTATAGGAAGCAAGTAAATGGATTTCTTTCTCTGTCGGGAATTCATTTTTTCGATAAACACTGTGACATTGGCATGCTTAGCTGCGAGGGAATGTCAGGCAAATCTGGAAATTTGTCTTCCCATTCTTACAGATGCTCAACTAAAAAATCTGCATCCAATCTGAACGTTTTGGGAATTGCTCCATTACTTTTGGGAGGGCCAAAGGTGATTGCAGAAAGCATAGCGACAATGCAGTTTGAAGAAGGAGAATTTCAAACCTGCACTGCCAAACTTTTGTAATGCATGTGCGATCAACATTCCTCCATAAAGGCAACCCACTTTTACACCAATACATAACAATCCATCTAAAATGCTACTGTTTATGTATGAATGCTCTAGGTTATAAAAATGCCTTAAGCCACCAGCAGCTTTCTGAATCTGGCAGAGTGTGCATTAATATTTTCTTTCTGCTAAGAATGTGACCTTGTTTGCTATTTAGTGTGTAGGGGCCCACTGTGTACTGGATGACTGAAAACTTTAGGAGCTGAATGTAGTTGATGTCTCTATTTAATCATTATCTACTGCTGTATGGCACATGACCAATAAAGACTTGACATTATAAAGCCCATAGTGTGTCGgttgttgttaatttaatgtGATTTCTGAAAGCTCTGATAATACTATAAACTGTTACATCCTACTGCAAATacagttgttttattttgtatcaagcattgtaattattaattacattattattattattattattattattattattattattattattattattatgaagcagagttaaagttaatgagataattaaacaattaataaggctgtggctgaagtcagttgtagttcttgtgtttctcttttcttcagtgattctgcttgttaacagcaggtgttcatcacttaTGCACAATCACcacttaattaattgtttaattatctcatctctgcttcagtgttattttagcactatttagagagggaccatatgtactctgagcagagctgatttaactttggagattttgctgtgcagTAGAACTCTGGGAATTAAATGTCAATGTTGATCATATTTAAAGATTTGGCATTGTTAAAGGCAAACTaagcagtttattttttaaagttaaagtttattttatttcaagtaacgaAAATgtaatggttttagttttagttaactgtAATAACCCTGACATATACATGCCTACTGTATATGTAAAATTGCCAATCTATGTGAAAGCAattaaaaatctcaaaattgttCATTACTAAACAAATGCAATTGaattaaatatctaaaaaatgTGCCTTTTTCCACCAATAATGTTGATTGGATGGAGCGTAAGAACTCATAAGAAACCCACCTTCACCTTTGTGCCTGTTGTGATCCAGCGACCCCATAATCCATCATGTTCTAGTTTATGTGAGTCTACTCTTTAGAGATCAGGAGTGAAGGGGATAAGGACAAATCCATTGTAGGTTTTTTTCTCTCAGTAAATAGC
This genomic interval carries:
- the inab gene encoding internexin neuronal intermediate filament protein, alpha b — its product is MSYGSDIYSASSYRKIFGDSTRFSASPSRLGSSRSGFKSQSVTRTNIPSSYKRSTRSAFPSLSLESFDFTQSTAVNNEFKIIRTNEKEQMQGLNDRFAMFIEKVRNLEQHNKVLEAELVTLRQRQTEPSRLAELYQQEIRELRSQLEELNAEKNQIMFERDNIEDEFQKLQEKFEEEMRMREEAEQTLRAFKKDVDNATMVRLDLEKKVESLLDEINFTRKLHEEEVAELMSMIQAAQVSVEMEVAKPDLTSALKEIRGQYEVIASKNLQSAEEWYKSKFADLSDQANKSQEVIRASREELNEFRRQLQSKTIEIESLKGTNESLERQLHEMEERNNAEIMGYQDTIGQLENELRTTKNEMARHLREYQDLLNVKMALDIEIAAYRKLLEGEETRISTGINYPTPSSMSSYSYQSRMYSSSSVSGKKESKDDDDKHQQSSKSVKGSSQSDDSKKGDKIDSGDVNPTNQKN